The Dyella caseinilytica genome has a window encoding:
- the gyrA gene encoding DNA gyrase subunit A: MAELAKEVIRVNIEDEMRQSYLDYAMSVIVGRALPDVRDGLKPVHRRVLFAMNELNNSWNKPYKKSARVVGDVIGKYHPHGDASVYDAIVRMAQPFSLRYMLVDGQGNFGSVDGDNAAAMRYTEVRMARLTHELMADIDKETVDFGPNYDESEHEPLVLPTRVPNLLVNGSAGIAVGMATNVPPHNLNEVISATIALIDEPSLGVDELMQHVPGPDFPTAGIINGAAGIVEAYRTGRGRILVRARTEIETESNGRETILVHELPYQVNKARLIEKIAELVKEKRLEGISELRDESDKDGMRIVIEIRRDAMADVVLNNLFQQTQLQVTFGINMVALVDGQPRTLNLKEILEAFIRHRREVVTRRTIFELRKARARAHILEGLTVALANIDEMIELIKNSASPQEARERMLARKWEPGMVGAMLGAAGAEASRPEDMDPRDGLKADGYQLSDTQAQEILAMRLHRLTGLEQEKLSDEYREILETIRGLIQILEDPVRLLSVIREELEVIKAEFGDARRTEIQHSQEDLNVLDLIAPEDVVVTLSHAGYVKRQPANIYRAQRRGGKGRSASALKEEDFVEQLWVVNTHDTLLTFTSTGRVYWLKVYQMPEAGPNARGKPMVNLLPLGEGEKVQAVLPVHEYSEDRFVFFATAQGTVKKTPLTEFAFQLQKGKIAINLDEGDALVGVELTDGNTDVLLFASNGKVVRFDEGEVRSMGRTATGVRGMKLTDGAEVVSLIVASEGDILTATERGYGKRTQLDEFPKKGRGTQGVIGIQCSERNGALVAAAQVTEAHEVMLISNQGTLVRTRVTEISQLGRNTQGVTLIRLPAEESLVSVVRLDADESNGDEADVGDDTTPPEQGEPVDASPSVE; this comes from the coding sequence ATGGCAGAGCTCGCCAAAGAAGTCATCCGCGTCAATATCGAAGACGAAATGCGCCAGAGCTACCTCGATTACGCCATGAGCGTGATCGTGGGACGCGCCCTCCCGGACGTTCGTGATGGTTTGAAGCCCGTGCATCGCCGTGTACTGTTCGCGATGAACGAACTCAATAACTCCTGGAACAAGCCTTACAAGAAATCCGCCCGCGTTGTCGGTGACGTGATCGGTAAATACCACCCGCACGGCGATGCTTCCGTCTACGATGCGATTGTGCGCATGGCTCAGCCGTTCTCGCTGCGCTATATGTTGGTCGACGGCCAAGGTAACTTCGGTTCGGTCGACGGCGACAACGCCGCAGCCATGCGTTACACCGAGGTGCGCATGGCGCGCCTAACGCACGAACTGATGGCGGATATCGATAAGGAAACCGTCGATTTCGGCCCGAACTACGACGAAAGCGAGCACGAGCCGCTGGTGCTTCCCACCCGTGTGCCGAACCTGCTGGTGAACGGCTCGGCCGGTATCGCCGTGGGCATGGCCACCAACGTGCCACCGCACAATCTCAACGAGGTGATTTCGGCGACGATCGCGCTGATCGACGAACCCTCGCTCGGCGTCGATGAGTTGATGCAGCACGTGCCCGGTCCGGATTTCCCGACCGCCGGCATCATCAATGGCGCGGCGGGCATTGTCGAAGCCTACCGCACCGGCCGCGGCCGCATTCTGGTTCGCGCGCGTACCGAGATTGAAACCGAATCCAACGGTCGCGAAACGATCCTTGTTCACGAACTGCCGTATCAGGTGAACAAGGCGCGGTTGATCGAAAAGATCGCCGAGCTGGTGAAAGAAAAGCGCCTCGAAGGCATCTCTGAATTGCGCGATGAGTCCGACAAGGACGGCATGCGCATCGTCATCGAGATCCGCCGCGACGCGATGGCCGATGTGGTGCTCAACAACCTGTTCCAGCAGACCCAGCTGCAGGTGACCTTCGGCATCAACATGGTTGCGCTGGTCGATGGTCAGCCGCGCACGCTCAATCTCAAGGAAATCCTCGAAGCGTTCATTCGCCACCGCCGCGAGGTGGTAACGCGTCGCACGATTTTCGAACTGCGTAAGGCGCGCGCCCGCGCACATATCCTGGAAGGCCTGACGGTTGCGCTCGCCAACATCGACGAGATGATCGAGCTGATCAAGAACTCCGCTTCGCCCCAGGAAGCACGCGAGCGCATGCTGGCGCGCAAGTGGGAGCCGGGCATGGTGGGCGCCATGCTAGGCGCGGCTGGTGCCGAAGCTTCGCGTCCGGAAGACATGGATCCGCGCGACGGCCTGAAGGCCGATGGCTATCAGCTGTCCGACACGCAGGCACAGGAAATTCTGGCCATGCGCCTGCACCGCCTGACCGGCCTAGAGCAGGAAAAGCTTTCCGACGAATACCGCGAAATTCTCGAAACCATCCGCGGGTTGATCCAGATCCTAGAAGACCCCGTGCGCCTGCTCTCGGTGATTCGTGAAGAACTGGAAGTGATCAAGGCTGAGTTCGGCGATGCGCGCCGCACCGAGATCCAGCATTCGCAGGAAGATCTCAACGTCCTCGACCTGATCGCGCCGGAAGACGTGGTCGTGACGCTGTCGCATGCCGGTTACGTGAAGCGGCAACCCGCCAACATCTATCGCGCGCAACGCCGTGGCGGCAAGGGCCGTTCGGCCTCCGCGCTGAAGGAAGAAGATTTTGTCGAACAGCTGTGGGTGGTGAACACCCACGATACGCTGCTCACCTTTACCAGCACCGGCCGTGTCTACTGGCTGAAGGTCTATCAGATGCCCGAGGCTGGCCCGAACGCGCGTGGCAAGCCGATGGTGAACCTGCTGCCGTTGGGTGAAGGCGAGAAGGTGCAGGCGGTGTTGCCAGTGCACGAATACAGCGAAGACCGCTTTGTGTTCTTCGCTACCGCACAAGGCACAGTCAAGAAGACACCACTTACCGAATTTGCCTTCCAATTGCAGAAGGGCAAGATCGCCATCAATCTTGACGAGGGCGATGCGCTGGTCGGCGTGGAACTGACCGATGGCAACACCGACGTGCTGCTGTTCGCATCGAACGGTAAGGTCGTACGCTTCGATGAAGGCGAAGTGCGTTCGATGGGCCGTACCGCCACTGGCGTGCGCGGCATGAAACTCACCGATGGTGCCGAAGTCGTCTCGCTGATCGTGGCCTCAGAGGGCGACATCCTTACCGCCACTGAGCGCGGCTACGGTAAGCGCACCCAGCTTGACGAGTTCCCGAAGAAGGGGCGCGGCACGCAAGGCGTGATCGGCATCCAATGCTCCGAGCGCAATGGTGCTTTGGTCGCTGCTGCGCAGGTGACGGAAGCACACGAAGTGATGCTGATCTCCAACCAGGGCACCTTGGTGCGTACGCGTGTTACCGAGATCTCGCAGCTTGGCCGCAATACGCAGGGCGTGACGCTCATTCGCCTGCCTGCCGAGGAGTCACTGGTCAGCGTGGTTCGCCTGGATGCTGATGAAAGCAACGGCGATGAAGCCGATGTGGGTGATGACACCACGCCGCCCGAGCAGGGTGAGCCGGTGGATGCTTCGCCCAGCGTCGAGTGA
- a CDS encoding peroxiredoxin, with protein sequence MAIQIDSVVPDIEVAVIDRDADIQRIQTAALFTGRKVVLFAVSGAFTPTCSERHLPGYVKHYSDFKNQGIDVYCLAVNDPFVMKAWAASQHVPAGLKLLADGNAAFTKALGWEMDGAAYGMGVRSRRAALYADDSVVKQLYVEHPGELRVTTAEAILNAAPWSALQNYKI encoded by the coding sequence ATGGCCATCCAAATCGATTCTGTCGTACCGGATATTGAAGTGGCGGTCATCGATCGTGACGCCGATATCCAACGCATCCAAACCGCAGCACTCTTCACCGGACGCAAGGTCGTGCTGTTCGCGGTGTCCGGCGCTTTTACCCCAACCTGCTCGGAACGCCATCTGCCGGGTTACGTCAAACACTATAGTGACTTCAAGAATCAGGGCATCGACGTGTATTGCCTGGCCGTCAACGACCCTTTCGTGATGAAAGCCTGGGCCGCATCGCAGCATGTCCCCGCGGGACTTAAGCTGCTCGCAGATGGCAACGCAGCGTTTACCAAAGCATTGGGCTGGGAGATGGATGGCGCTGCCTATGGCATGGGTGTCCGCTCGCGGCGTGCGGCGTTGTATGCGGATGACAGCGTGGTCAAACAACTTTATGTTGAACACCCTGGCGAACTGCGTGTCACCACGGCAGAGGCGATATTGAACGCCGCCCCTTGGAGCGCCCTACAAAATTACAAGATATAG
- a CDS encoding DnaJ C-terminal domain-containing protein — translation MEFKDYYDILGVKPDASETDIKTAYRKLARKYHPDKNKDAGAEEKFKAINEANEVLRDTEKRRAYDQLRAGGYRPGEQFRPPPNWGQGQGYDFGEAGEGDFSDFFESLFGRAAGGARQGAPRPRRGRDVQAHVDIDLQTAFDGGRTRLSLDDGSGKERVLEVKIPAGIQPGKIIRLSGQGQPGAAGGPNGDLLLEVGIRDDARFKLDGRNVLHVLPVSPWEAALGATVPVPTLAGTVDLRIPAGSQSGRKLRLKGRGLPGPTPGDQLVEISIRVPLAENEAQREAYEALRTQFAHYDPRH, via the coding sequence GTGGAATTCAAAGACTATTACGACATTCTGGGCGTGAAGCCCGACGCCAGCGAGACCGACATCAAGACGGCCTATCGCAAGCTGGCGCGCAAATACCATCCGGACAAGAACAAGGACGCTGGCGCCGAGGAGAAATTCAAGGCAATCAACGAGGCCAATGAGGTGCTGCGGGACACTGAGAAGCGCCGTGCCTACGATCAGCTGCGCGCAGGCGGCTATCGCCCCGGCGAACAGTTTCGGCCGCCGCCGAACTGGGGGCAGGGCCAGGGCTACGACTTTGGTGAGGCAGGCGAGGGCGACTTCAGCGACTTCTTCGAAAGCCTGTTCGGCCGGGCCGCTGGAGGCGCCCGCCAAGGGGCTCCGCGGCCGCGCCGTGGCCGTGATGTGCAGGCCCATGTGGATATCGACCTGCAAACCGCCTTTGACGGCGGCCGTACGCGCTTGAGCCTGGATGACGGCAGCGGCAAGGAACGGGTCTTGGAGGTGAAGATCCCCGCCGGCATTCAGCCCGGCAAGATCATCCGCCTGAGCGGCCAGGGGCAGCCTGGTGCGGCGGGTGGCCCGAATGGCGACCTGCTGCTGGAAGTGGGTATTCGCGACGATGCGCGCTTCAAGCTGGACGGACGCAACGTGCTGCATGTGCTGCCGGTCAGCCCGTGGGAAGCTGCCCTGGGCGCGACTGTGCCAGTGCCGACCTTGGCGGGTACGGTGGATCTGCGCATTCCTGCAGGTTCACAGTCGGGACGCAAGCTGCGTCTGAAGGGACGCGGTTTGCCGGGACCGACGCCAGGCGATCAGCTGGTGGAGATATCCATCCGCGTACCTTTGGCGGAGAACGAAGCGCAACGCGAGGCATACGAAGCGCTGCGTACCCAGTTCGCGCACTACGACCCGCGACATTGA
- the pilH gene encoding twitching motility response regulator PilH: MARILIVDDSPSQLLGIKRIVEKLGHETLTAEDGAAGVDVAKREKPDLILMDVVMPNLNGFQATRTISKDPETAGIPIVLVTTKDQETDKVWGIRQGAKAYVTKPIKEEELIAVLKELLTA; the protein is encoded by the coding sequence ATGGCACGCATCCTGATTGTCGACGATTCGCCGTCGCAGCTTCTTGGTATCAAGCGCATCGTCGAGAAGCTTGGGCATGAGACGCTGACAGCCGAAGACGGAGCCGCCGGTGTCGATGTGGCAAAGCGCGAGAAGCCTGACCTGATCCTGATGGACGTGGTGATGCCGAACCTCAACGGCTTCCAGGCGACGCGCACGATCAGCAAAGATCCCGAAACGGCGGGCATTCCCATCGTGCTGGTCACCACCAAGGATCAGGAAACCGACAAGGTGTGGGGCATCCGCCAGGGTGCCAAAGCCTATGTCACCAAGCCAATCAAGGAAGAAGAACTGATCGCCGTACTGAAAGAACTGCTGACGGCCTGA
- a CDS encoding oxidoreductase translates to MTAPIDFRAFRIHNDAAGYRGGIETMNTEALSAGEVLVKVAYSSVNYKDALAGTGKGKILRQYPLNGGIDAAGVVVASTDPHFKEGDNVLCTGSGLSETRDGGYGEYIRLASSWTIHLPQGLSLRESMILGTAGFTAALGLLRMQDNHQKPALGPIAVTGASGGVGMLAIDIFSRAGYEVHAISGKAAEFDMLRDLGASECIDRHQLTFSSKPMDSARFGGAFDNVGGAMLAGLLPLIVPYGNIANCGNAGGIAFDSTVMPFIIRGVSLLGIASAGTARDQRDQVWQHLASDWKPRHLDRIATREVTLEQLPDVFDRMLAGDSFGRTLVRVGNV, encoded by the coding sequence ATGACCGCACCCATCGATTTTCGCGCCTTCCGTATCCACAACGACGCTGCTGGCTATCGCGGCGGCATCGAAACCATGAACACGGAAGCGCTCAGCGCTGGCGAAGTGCTGGTGAAGGTCGCGTACTCGTCGGTGAATTACAAAGACGCGCTCGCCGGTACCGGTAAGGGAAAAATTCTTCGCCAGTATCCACTCAACGGCGGCATTGACGCGGCCGGCGTCGTGGTGGCCTCCACCGACCCGCACTTCAAGGAAGGCGACAACGTGCTGTGCACGGGCAGTGGTCTTTCGGAGACTCGCGACGGCGGTTATGGCGAATACATCCGCCTGGCTTCGTCGTGGACCATCCACCTGCCGCAAGGATTGAGTCTGCGCGAGAGCATGATCCTCGGCACCGCCGGTTTCACCGCTGCACTTGGCCTACTGCGCATGCAGGATAACCACCAGAAGCCTGCGCTGGGTCCTATCGCCGTTACCGGAGCCAGCGGCGGTGTCGGCATGCTGGCGATCGACATCTTCAGCCGCGCGGGTTACGAGGTGCACGCAATCAGTGGCAAGGCGGCCGAGTTCGATATGCTGCGCGATCTGGGCGCCAGCGAATGCATTGATCGCCACCAGCTCACCTTCAGCAGCAAACCGATGGACTCGGCCCGCTTCGGCGGTGCATTCGATAACGTCGGCGGCGCCATGCTCGCCGGACTGCTACCGTTGATCGTGCCCTACGGCAATATCGCCAACTGCGGCAACGCCGGCGGCATCGCGTTCGACAGCACGGTGATGCCGTTCATCATCCGCGGCGTCAGCCTGCTCGGCATCGCCTCTGCCGGCACCGCCCGCGACCAGCGCGACCAGGTATGGCAACATCTGGCCAGCGACTGGAAACCTCGCCATCTCGATCGGATCGCCACCCGGGAAGTCACGCTGGAGCAGCTTCCGGATGTTTTCGATCGTATGCTGGCGGGCGACTCGTTCGGCCGCACGCTTGTGCGCGTCGGCAACGTTTGA
- a CDS encoding TIGR00730 family Rossman fold protein: protein MPLPTALCVYCGSSPGKHPEYEESARAFGTAMAHRGIALVYGGGKVGLMGTVADAVLAAGGKVIGVIPRQLVEREVAHAGLTEMHVVETMHQRKTRMYELSDAFVALPGGFGTMDEMFEMLTWAQLGLHKYPCAFLNVRGYYTQLRQMMDHMVNEAFLRTEQRESIWFGDDKEQLFDWMSQYEGGHTPKWIDNSSVKA from the coding sequence ATGCCTCTCCCAACCGCCCTTTGCGTCTACTGCGGCTCCAGCCCCGGCAAGCATCCCGAATACGAGGAAAGCGCACGCGCCTTCGGCACTGCCATGGCACACCGCGGTATTGCGCTGGTCTACGGCGGCGGCAAAGTAGGCCTGATGGGTACGGTTGCGGATGCGGTATTGGCCGCTGGCGGCAAAGTGATCGGCGTGATCCCGCGGCAATTGGTCGAACGCGAAGTGGCGCATGCCGGTCTGACCGAGATGCACGTGGTGGAGACCATGCATCAGCGCAAGACGCGCATGTATGAGCTATCCGATGCCTTCGTCGCCCTGCCCGGCGGTTTCGGCACCATGGACGAAATGTTCGAGATGCTGACTTGGGCGCAACTCGGTTTGCATAAATATCCCTGCGCATTTCTCAACGTGCGCGGCTACTACACGCAGCTGCGCCAGATGATGGATCACATGGTGAACGAAGCCTTCCTGCGCACGGAGCAGCGCGAGAGCATCTGGTTCGGCGATGATAAGGAGCAGCTGTTCGATTGGATGTCGCAGTACGAGGGTGGCCACACCCCGAAATGGATCGACAACAGCAGCGTCAAAGCCTGA
- the lpdA gene encoding dihydrolipoyl dehydrogenase: MSDKFDVIVIGAGPAGYVAAIRAAQLGLKTACVDAFVGKDGKQALGGTCLNVGCIPSKALLDSSKQYFNLSHNLPAHGISVENAKVDMATFIGRKDKIVKQFTGGIGQLFKANKVTPFFGKGKLLKGNNVEITGNDGSKQTISATNVILASGSVPIELPFAKFDGKNIIDNAGALDINEVPKRLGVIGAGVIGLELGSVWNRLGSEVTILEALPDFLSVADADVAKIAAKEFAKQGLTIKLGAKLTKAEVKKNEVALTYEDKDGSHELTVDKLLVAVGRRAYTEGLLADDTGVKLDERGRIVVDEHNHTGVDGVWAIGDAVRGPMLAHKGSEEGVAVAEWIAGKAGHINYDTIPWVIYTEPEIAWAGKTEKELKDAGIPYKIGTFPFAAIGRAVAMNEAIGQVKVIAHAETDRLLGVHMVGPGVSELIAEAVVAMEFKGSAEDLARIVHAHPTLSEAVHEAALSVDKRAIHKGN; this comes from the coding sequence ATGAGCGACAAATTCGACGTTATCGTCATCGGTGCCGGTCCTGCCGGTTATGTGGCCGCGATTCGCGCCGCCCAGCTCGGCCTGAAGACCGCTTGCGTGGATGCCTTCGTTGGCAAAGATGGCAAGCAGGCGCTCGGCGGCACCTGCCTCAATGTGGGCTGCATTCCGTCCAAAGCGCTGCTGGATTCGTCCAAGCAGTACTTCAACCTCTCGCACAACCTCCCGGCGCACGGCATCAGTGTCGAGAATGCGAAGGTCGACATGGCCACCTTCATCGGCCGCAAGGACAAGATCGTCAAGCAATTCACCGGCGGTATTGGTCAGCTGTTCAAGGCCAACAAAGTCACGCCGTTCTTCGGCAAGGGCAAGTTGCTGAAAGGCAACAACGTCGAGATCACCGGCAACGACGGTAGCAAGCAGACCATCAGCGCCACCAACGTGATTCTCGCTTCCGGCTCGGTGCCGATCGAGTTGCCGTTCGCCAAGTTTGATGGCAAGAACATCATCGACAACGCCGGTGCGCTCGACATCAATGAAGTGCCGAAGCGTCTGGGCGTGATCGGTGCTGGCGTGATCGGTCTGGAGCTGGGCAGCGTATGGAATCGCCTGGGTTCGGAAGTGACGATCCTCGAAGCATTGCCGGATTTCCTGTCTGTCGCCGACGCTGACGTCGCCAAGATCGCTGCCAAGGAATTCGCCAAGCAGGGCTTGACCATCAAGCTCGGCGCCAAGCTGACCAAGGCCGAGGTCAAAAAGAACGAAGTCGCGCTGACCTATGAAGACAAGGACGGCTCGCACGAACTCACCGTGGACAAGCTGCTCGTTGCCGTGGGCCGTCGCGCCTACACCGAAGGCCTGCTGGCCGACGACACCGGCGTGAAGCTGGACGAGCGCGGACGCATTGTGGTCGACGAGCACAACCACACCGGCGTTGATGGTGTGTGGGCGATCGGTGACGCCGTGCGCGGCCCGATGCTGGCGCACAAGGGTTCAGAAGAAGGCGTGGCCGTGGCTGAGTGGATCGCTGGCAAGGCCGGCCATATCAACTACGACACCATTCCGTGGGTGATCTACACCGAGCCGGAAATCGCCTGGGCCGGCAAGACCGAGAAAGAACTGAAGGACGCCGGCATCCCCTACAAGATCGGCACCTTCCCGTTCGCCGCCATCGGCCGTGCCGTGGCGATGAACGAAGCCATTGGCCAGGTGAAGGTGATCGCCCACGCTGAAACTGATCGCCTGCTCGGCGTGCATATGGTCGGCCCGGGCGTGTCCGAGCTGATCGCCGAAGCCGTGGTGGCGATGGAGTTCAAGGGCTCCGCCGAAGATCTGGCCCGTATCGTCCACGCGCACCCGACCCTGTCGGAAGCCGTGCACGAAGCGGCACTCTCGGTCGACAAGCGCGCCATTCACAAGGGCAATTGA
- the odhB gene encoding 2-oxoglutarate dehydrogenase complex dihydrolipoyllysine-residue succinyltransferase — protein sequence MSTEVKVPVLPESVSDATIATWHKKAGDAVKRDENLVDLETDKVVLEVPSPVDGVIKELKFQSGDTVNSQQVIAVIEEGAVAAAPAPAPAAAAPAPAAPAPAAPKAAATGAADLSPAGLRVATEQNIDPSKVAGTGRDGRVTKEDLVNYGKGGAAAPAPAVAPTPGSRPEERVPMTRIRARIAERLMQSKNSIAMLTSFNEVNLAEVSRMRKTLGEQFEKANGVKLGFMSFFVKAATEALKRHPVVNASVDGNDIVYHGYQDISIAVSTDKGLVTPVLRDAQTMSFADIEKGIVNYAKKARDGKLGLDDLQGGTFTITNGGTFGSLLSTPIVNPPQSAILGMHTIKERAIVENGQVIAAPMMYLALSYDHRIIDGKDAVLFLVDIKNQLENPQRMLLGM from the coding sequence ATGTCCACCGAAGTCAAAGTCCCCGTTCTGCCCGAGTCCGTCTCCGACGCCACCATCGCCACCTGGCACAAGAAAGCCGGTGATGCGGTCAAGCGCGACGAGAACCTGGTCGACCTGGAAACCGACAAGGTCGTGCTGGAAGTGCCTTCGCCGGTCGATGGCGTGATCAAGGAACTCAAGTTCCAGAGCGGCGACACCGTGAACAGCCAGCAGGTGATCGCGGTCATCGAGGAAGGCGCTGTGGCTGCTGCCCCGGCTCCGGCACCGGCCGCTGCTGCGCCGGCTCCCGCCGCTCCTGCTCCTGCCGCACCGAAAGCTGCTGCCACGGGCGCCGCGGATCTGTCGCCGGCCGGCCTGCGCGTGGCCACCGAACAGAACATCGACCCGTCCAAGGTTGCCGGCACCGGCCGCGATGGCCGCGTGACCAAGGAAGATTTGGTGAACTACGGCAAGGGTGGCGCTGCCGCGCCGGCTCCCGCCGTGGCGCCGACACCAGGCTCTCGTCCGGAAGAGCGCGTGCCGATGACCCGCATCCGCGCCCGCATCGCCGAGCGCTTGATGCAGTCGAAGAACTCGATCGCGATGCTCACCTCGTTCAACGAAGTGAACCTTGCTGAAGTCAGCAGGATGCGCAAGACGTTGGGCGAGCAATTCGAAAAGGCCAACGGCGTGAAGCTCGGCTTCATGAGCTTCTTCGTGAAGGCAGCCACCGAAGCGCTGAAGCGTCATCCGGTCGTCAATGCCTCGGTCGATGGTAACGACATCGTCTATCACGGCTATCAGGACATCTCCATCGCCGTGTCCACCGACAAGGGTTTGGTGACACCGGTGCTGCGCGATGCGCAGACCATGAGCTTCGCCGACATCGAAAAGGGCATCGTCAATTACGCCAAGAAGGCGCGTGATGGCAAGCTCGGCCTGGACGACCTGCAGGGCGGCACCTTCACGATCACCAACGGTGGCACCTTCGGTTCGCTGCTGTCGACGCCGATCGTGAACCCGCCGCAAAGTGCGATTCTCGGCATGCACACCATCAAGGAGCGTGCGATCGTCGAGAACGGCCAAGTGATCGCCGCGCCGATGATGTACCTGGCGCTGAGCTACGACCACCGCATCATCGACGGTAAGGACGCGGTGTTGTTCCTGGTTGATATCAAGAACCAGTTGGAAAACCCGCAGCGCATGCTGCTTGGCATGTAA